AATAGTGGTGTATTTAAatgattcaaaaaaataataataaagcatatACTTTTGTGCCTAATCACATCTAGCaaataataaagcattcaaAATATTGAAAGGCAATTTAaattcatgtgtgcttgcatgAGATACATACTTATCCACCATTGCtagaaaaaaacacaaaaacaaagaatagaaataCATACCTGTAATACTTTGGATGGTAGGTTTGATAAAAACTTTTACTATGGATTTAACAGACATCAAATTGCCTAagtaataaggaaaaaaaaaaaaacaaaggagagTTAGATTTCTAAACaacatataaattataaaagaatgagaattattaataataatgggggagagcaaagaagaagaaattgttaTGCCTAAGAATATATAAGAATACACGGAAAaacagataataataaaaaatagaaaaatattttgataatataattaaatttaataacaaataaaatgaaaaaaaagaattaattcaaaatttaagattaaaaaataaattgtacttgtacacttaaaagaaatttaatttttatttcttattttgatatttaaataatttgttttagtgttgatttcattcaaataattataaattatatcaacCCTAAACCAACATATGTATCCATATGTaacattctaaattaataataaataaaaacataatactCTAATTTAATGTAACATTCTAatttacttataaataaatatagcaccctaacttaaagtaatgtttgtaattgtattgtgttttagcctttaagaacacatatattatctttttttattataaaaaaaaacagatattaatattacacatgaaaaaataatgaattcaataattgaaatggttgaaaacaaaattaagccaaaacctcaattcattaatgaagaaatatccaaatttttgagctaaaaaaaaaaaaaaaaaaaaaaaaaactgagttaAGTAAAGATAGACTTACATAGAAATTTGGACGGATGGATTCTCTCGTATCAATTTCATGTTTAACGgcaaattttgcttttaattaaaaaatatagattacatggaacaaagcaccaaacaaaaaccataacaaattaaatccattttaaaatattgatgtcaacaacaaataatcaagtaatgagaaattaaaaaaatacaaatatattccTTGCTCTattgacttctaaaaaaaacactaaaaggtGTGATCAAAcatagaatttcaacctatctataaaatttgttgataaaaatcatattatatataataaaaaggcaacaaataaacaaaatctattcaatttgatggaaaaaaaaaaaaaaaaaaaaaactacttgcGAGGTTGTAGGTAGGGCACAAAGGAGAAATGAAGAATATAGCAAATAATTAAACACCAAAAAACTCTGTGTATATATAGTGGAAATTTTAGGTTGTGAAGAAGATGATATGAACAAAAGGAAGTAGTTTAGGTGAAactcaaatacttttttttttatttactttattattagaaaaaatatgacatctaaagaagaagaagaagtaaactcaatgtaacatattttttaaaatgatctAAAGatgatttatttacaattttttttaaaaatatttcaagcacctaatctaaaattttttagataaaaaggTGTCATCTATATCAATTAACATAGGCCTTCATATATAATTTGGCCAAATAAATACTCACATTCTCTAGTTTCAAACTCAATTCTTGAACTTTCTTCTCAGCTTCATTTACCCGAGATTAAGGCCTTCGTCCCTTTTCAGTTTGTCAGCCTGTATAAAATATGACAGATCATATAGCAGCCATGGTTTTCAACAGTGTAAATTGTTTGCTTGCCTATATCTTACCTGCTTCTCTAATTCACCTGCACGTGCATGAGCCTCTCCGATCCGCTCCTCAACATCTATCGTTCCTTTtctctgaaaataaaaatatatatacaataagTAATAACATAGAAATCTTGTTGACACAAAGTTAAGTTATTGGTTTTGGGAAGTCCAATGCTAAATGCTAATGCCTCACCGGGAGAGAAGCAACCTCACTCTGCAACGACGCGATGCTATCTAACTTTTCTTGAATGACTTTTTCCTTCGCCGCTAtattctctttctttgatttcaatTCTTTGGATTTCTCATCAACTTATGTgaagcaatatttttttttttttagagataaaaaagaattagaGTCTTAATCTTTTGAATTAgagataagaatgaattagaatcctgattaatctaatattaatctgcagtttttttttttaaacataaattaGAGTCCAGGTAGTATACTAttcatttttagttctttaaaaatctaaaattttaataaaatttctgcaattcgGTGAAACCACGTGGCGCAACTAcggcgtctaagcccaacttttattatatataatatgatatatatatatatatatataactgtttcttttctcaaaaaaaaaaaaaaaaaaaaaaaaactctgtttctcaaataaagaaaaagaaaaaaaggatatatataacTCTATGTAGTTGAGTTTTATTGGCTGATAACCTCATCAATGTTGTGGAGATAGATATAACTATATGAAGTTCAACATTATTTGCTGATTTTAAGGAGTACCGGTAGGTGTAGAATTAAGCTATAtgaactgaattttttttagagataattataaCATACTACTAATCCAGTAATCCTGCATCTCAAAGCCTTTTCCCCCTAGACCCCAAGACATATCAATTTATTGTATTTGATGATTTCAGATACCTAATGTCAATCAAACACAGATATTGATTCAAAGCATACAGGTTTTGTCATTCAGTAAATAAAGTATCTGAAATCATCAAATACAGCTGAATTAGATTTGATCCATCATTTGGTTTATCATTATTCTTTGAAATTGATATGGCTAATTGGCTATactaatttattgtttttgataATGTCAGATACCTAATGTCAATCAAACATAAGAAACAATAGGCATTTGATGATTTCAGGTTTTGATTGACATTAGGTATCTGAAATCCTCAGATATAGCTTAATATTAGATTTGACCCATCATTTGGTTTATCATTATTCTTTGAATTTGATGTGGCTAGGCTTATACTATTTTACCGAACCAAATTGTGTAGTGACTCATTAAAGGAGAGTTAGCCAAATGATGACTGCTGTTGCCATCATGGATCCAAAGAGCAATGTTAATGCTTGAGAATTGAGGCTAGGCTGGCTAGCACCAGCATGTGAGGCAGTGATAATGGTTATCTTTGAACGTGGCTTCACTGTCACAGTAGATTTTTTCATCAAACACAGCCTAGATTTATAGTATAATGCTGTCTTTGGAGTTACTTTTCTTAGCTTTATATTCATAGCATATATAGTTAAAGTGAACAGAATGCACCTTCACACATATTACTTGTCAGAGTAGAGCTGACTGTATGGGCTTCGGTATAAAAATCTCCGTCTTAGGATAAGGTTCTGTCTTAACCTGCctctttttcattcctttcaaCCTGTATTGTATTAAAAGGCTTCATTCTATCTTAGTGAATCAGCATTATAGTAGGACTAAATGGCAGCAAATCAATGATAGCAGTTTCATGCATACCTCCTGCTTTCAAATATGTACTCCTGTTATCTCCTAAATGGTAGCACCTTGTGGACTGTAAACAAAATTCTTACACTGGCGGGCTCACTGGCTTTAATTTCAACTGCTTTGGGCAAGGCTTTGGGGTCAACCATTACTGAACTGGAACTGCCCAAGCAGTGGTCTGTGAAGTGGTTGTAAAATTAGCCTTTAGCCATGTATGTGTTGGGGAGAAAATACCTTGAGGAGAATCTAATGGAGTAGTACTTACCAgcaaaagtagaaaaaaagaaaactgaatTGAGTAGTTAATTAACTTAATACAACATATAGGGACACCACTTAATCTAAAAACTTAAGCCAATGAGTTGGGCtcaactatattatattaacctCTCATTTTATTCACATGTGTATATCCAACAATAGGGTCATGGGGTGTTTAGAGGGTTATTTGTGAAGAAAAGATATTAGACAGTGGTAAATTGTGGTGGGCGTTGGTGTTGGCGGCAAATTCTGTTAATCTTTGGATAAAAACTGAACACAATTAGTTGATTGAAAGGTATGCAATATATCTACCATCTGTTCTCTTCACAAATTTTAATTGTCAATTCATTCAAAAAGCTGGATTAGAAAGGGCATGGCATACACCCAAGTTTTGTGGGGTGTAAGTTTGCGgataatatgaaaataatgttgcCAATGATGTCGTGTATTATTTGCTATAAATCTGGGTATGCAGAAAAAAGAGCTTTACTTGGATAATGCCTTCTGTTTGTTAGCTAtgtcaaaatatgaaattatttcaaaatatcaaattgTTATTCTATATCATTATAAGAAAGTGAAATGGCCAAATATTGAGCTCAACAGAAATGGCTGAGATCTGAATTTTATATCTGAAAAATTGTTGTGCAGACCATAATCCAAATCTTAGCATATTGCAACAGTGAAAACATTTTTACTTGTTAGTGATATTAGTTCAACTAGCTGTAATCCCACACAATACGTgggaaaatataatataattattttatataagaatataaaatttgtaggTTAAATAGTGTAggtgttatttaattttttttaaaagttttatgtaatagaacatataatgtattttgcattcaacaacaatacatagggatatatgaaaaacttaatttaataaaaagatttaaattacataagtataatattgtttgtataaCTAGAAAAGATGTTATTAAAATTACTTTGTTTAAATATACCATAATTGGTTGACAAATTTGAACATAttcaagaatatttaaaaaaaaaaaaaaaaactgtaaaccCCAATTTCCTAGAACACATGTAACATGTTAcataaagtttaaattattagatAAGTATAGAattgtaaccttttttttttctttcgaaGTATAAATATAAATGCCTATATTATTAAAACTTGAACTTTAAGGTAATTTTATGagtatttatcatttttattattttttcagaGTCCATATCTCTAATTTATAATGcctattttgtttatatttttagccaaaaaccaaagagtttttttttttttttttttttttgagcaaaaaaaagaaaatcccaaaaaccaaagagtttggacctaaaaagtaagaaaaaaaaattgaattttttagcccaaaaatgaaaaggcaacttacaaaagaattaatttaagGCCTAATTAGTCCAAAAtagaccaaatggaccaaaatagaccaaGGACTAGTGGACCTAAATGTTATGTTGATGTAGCTTAATAGAAGTCTAGCGATGTTAcgttttaacttttagatattatatagatattgATATAAATATTCCTTACATGATTTCTTTGCATTCCTGCTCCCCATCTCTTTTGAAGTAGATTTGACACATGACAACTATAACAAAActgaaacaacaataaaataaagggatatgacctaggagacaacaataaaataaagggatatgacctaggagtcaacACCTAGCCTTACTTGGAGTCAGCAACAAGTGGGAAAACCACTAGAAGTCGGCACCTAGGGTAGACCTGGAGTCAACACCAAACCAAAGAGAGACCAAACAaccattttttcattcatcaaaatatcaactatctcctcaAAGAGTACAATAgattgcttataaaggattgttAAACCTTAGTTttaattggctaggaaaccctaattgccttattacaaaaataacattgcttccaaattaaaatactaatagcctaataaattactaggacctaaaacataaaattacaattgacttgcaaatataaatagtactaaataataatcttcTTACGTCTCCCGCGTCAAGATTATTCAAGCAAGATCTCaagaaaagggaaggaaaaaacaaaCGCTCAATGCAAACTTTTCTATGCTTTCATCCATTCTAtgaaattcttgaaatttttatgaGAGCCACCACCTTCTTTGATACTAGCCATGACTTTATTCTTGAGGTCCAATGCGcttgcttttaatttttcattgccTAGAAGTTGCTCCACCTTACTTTTGATTTCTCCTTGTGTTATGATGCCACTTTCATTTCTGtctaaacccaacccaaccttcCAAACATCACAAATATAGCTCCGGTTAAGGAACTGGTCAGCAAAGTATGGCCAGCACAAGAAGGGTATCCCATTGCTTACACCTTCCATGGTGGAGTTCCAACCACAATGGCTGAGGAAGCAAGCAACTGATGGATGTCTCAGAACCTGCTGTTGCGGTGCCCAACCCACCATCCTCCCACGAGTTGCTACTCTGTCTAGAAATTCTTTTGGGTATGCATTATTTGTTCCATCTGCGATATCTGGCCGCACAACCCACAGGAATGGTCTGTTGCAGAGTTCAAGCCCCAAAGCCAATTCTTGGAACTGAGTTTGGTCAAAAATTGTGTAGCTTCCAAATGCAACATATATCACTGAGCGTGGTGGCTGTTGATTCAGCCATTTCAAACAAGTTGCATCCTCCGGCCAGAAGTTTCCTCCTGAGTCTCCTAGCCTGTTGTTTGCCAAAAGTGGACCTATGGGTAGAATATTTGGAGCCAAGGTAAATGCAGCAGGCTCAAGATCATAAGTAGAGTTGCATAGCAGCCACTGAATCACCTTCACAGACTGGTTATTTCTTACCAGGAGTTCAAAAATAGATTTCTGCATGGTCAGATTGCCAACGCTGGTCCACACAAAGTTTTCTGGGCTCATGGCAGGCATTCCTGGTGAGAGATGAATTATCTGTTTTTTCATGGGAGTTCCTGCGAGGAGAATTTCAACTGAAGGTTGAGACCATATGACCTACCGTTAACATTGGTACGTTTCACTACTACTGTTGcttagtagttttttttatgACTAACTTGATAAATGAGGGGTTACCACTGAAAATGGTCCCTACTCTAACTTGTTTTCAGCATTCTTGGTATTCGTTAGAAGTATGTGGTTAAATTATTAAGTTTACCATATCCTAAtaacttaaacttttgagacaattagtaatttaacagtatttcataaaaaataaaaaataaaaaaataaaaaagttaatagTTGGTAACATAGGAACTCACCATCATCGGTGATAATTCCATCTTCAATCAAATTTGGGATGCTAAATACTAAGACCAATTGTGCAGCTGCTGCAGGACAGAAGGCAGCTCTTcgtattttcttcttctctgcaATTTCTAGGGCCCATCCAATGCTCTGATCAGCAAGGATACATGTGATTTCTTCACCAATGGACCCATTAATCTGTTCAATGAGCTCCTCCAGCTTTCCAGGCAGGACCCTCAAGACTGCTTCTGATAACTTCCCTGGCTTATTTCTGTCCAACGGTTCTAATCCATCAGAAATAGAAACCATATGGATTTGATCCCCTATTTTATCCTTCATTGCCATTGCATTCATGATTCGGTTGTGATTGTACTCTGTGTTTACAAATGTTATTCTCAAGCCATGCTCGGCTAAGCACTGTGATAGCTCTAGTAGAGGAATTATATGGCCTTGTGCTGGATATGGTATAACCAGGATATGTGGATTGCTCATTTTGGTTCTTCTTTTGCTTTGCAGATTCATGTGTTGTTTACAATTACACTCAAGTTCATGACACTTTTATGGGTTGTAAGGAGTAAGGGGCAGGTGCTCATTGTTTTGTCTTCATGTTCAATGATTTTGCTGGAATCTCAAACTGGGAATATTGCTGACtcattactattttattttagttgtcTTCACTTATTATGTCTACTGCTTACTCTTTACATATTTTTGCAATTTCTATTGCagttgatttttgtgtttgctCTATTAAATTATCAATCATTTCAGGGAAGGACGTCATCTTTGAGGCTTGATTGCTCAATAAACAATATTAGATAAGAGTTTGCTGGTGTGAAAGGCCTTGTATGTGAATATTGTTGATTATTTAGGCTTAAATTTGCTATTACAATCTAAACCTGATAATTTGTAGGAAATGCAGTTCCCAATCAGATGATTCAGATGTCCTCAGTAAGGAACATGTGGGAAGGTGGCATCATGATGGTTGCTCTTTCTCATCGCCAAAACATCAAttcgttttattttttacttgtacGATATATGAACTTATTGTCTTATTCAGCAACAAATGATTTTTCAATTGTACGATATATGAAAGTTAATGCTTTTGTAAATTACTAAAACTTGTGTACGACTGtacgttatatatatatatatatatatatatatattaagaatcATGTGGATATTTTTTAGTGCCTAAAGAGGCCAAAACAATGGCGGCCTTGATTAGGAATGAAACTATTATTAAGAACACCTGATATTGACAAATTCATGTAATTTAAATGGTCCCTTTGCAAGCATGCCTGTGGGATTTGCCCTCTTCCATTTTTGTCATTaactatgatttttattttatttattttatttggggtGCAAAGTTGATAGTCTAGTgaaagttggcaaaaataagagagagagagaacatttAAGTAAAAATAGTACAGCtctaaatttgaaatattatagatatagaGCAAGTGTTAGGAGTTTGGAAGAACCAGCATAGCCTACAAACAAAATGGATATGGACTGGAGGGAGATTGTGTCCATGTAACTACCAGAAATGCAACCGATTTTACAACTTGATTGCTGCAAATTTTAGAACATGATGTAGATTGCGTACTTCTATGTTGCATGGTCTATGTAGGTTCACCTAGTTTTTGTTGATGCTGTGTCTCGACTTTCATTGGTAAGGTAGACTTGTACACAAATTTGAGCAAATTACtatagtccttttttttttatggcgaCTTTGCGTAGAGGAAATTCTACAGTACACagactttttgttttgttttggtttttgtgtgGGTATGAAATCTACACTATTCATATGATTAGGTATAACAGTAATTTTGTTACATCCGCTTATAAGTAGCATCGTACTATGAAGTAACtacacattttaaaaatatttttagtttagtttattttattttagtgttAGAATATAATGGGAGAGGCGTAGGTCCAGTGCATAAGACACTAGACCTAAGTTGTTTCCCTATAATATTAATAGGGGTAAATAAGATAGTGGTCTACATGAAAACCCGATGGTAAATTATGCCATGTCACTTGATAACtagtttccttcttctttttggatctaattttttattattattttggatagGCTAGTTTACACTAATTACTCTATTGAAGATTTATAACTGACCTTTAAAAGTTTGGAATAAAGGctttaattgttgttgttaaatCATTTTGGACAGTCACACATGACAGTGCAATCACATTCGTTAATATCTCATGGTACATTGAACAATAATAGTACCTACAAAACATTAGAGATATCGTAAAAGAATCCTCGTGTAAAATTCATGTTCACAATAGTTATGACTTTTTATCGGTGAATATCCTTATTTACTACTTattagtaaataatttttttttttacaaaaaaaaaaaaaaaaaaaaatcactaagcATCCTTGATCGTCAGTACTCAATACTATTAATCTCCTTCGGCCCATGTATTTTCGTTTGTAGTTCTTCTGTCTATGCTCGGTGACGTAGCCCATGGGCTGATGGgcttcaatatttatttataaacagatttttgtttaatttataaaaCCTGAGCTGCctttcaaaaccctaaaaatattGGCCAAAACCTGTCACATGCACTATTTGGAGACATTGGAGAGCCCAACCTCCATGTCCTCATctgcttgttttgttttaagttgtttagtttatttattatttatttttatttttatacaaaatagaaattttactctaacttaatctaagtatatatgtgtgtgaaactctctcttgGAAAACTTAAATTCTGGCCATTGTCCTCCCCACTCTACAAAAACTTTgtacttgtgaagtgactatCACGCCAAAGGTGCACGGTGGTTAAGTTGTTTAGTTTAGAAGGGTCAAGGATCTCGTTAAATCTTGTTAGTATTAATTATTGTCTTTTAATGAGGTGGCACATCCTAGTTTTAGATTTGTTCAAATAAATCCTAACCATAAAATGGATTATATCCATTTTATAATCCATTTTAAAGTGAAATGGAGAAAATCCTTTCTCAATACAATGgatttattatttacttttgtgAATATCACAAATGAGACTCAGTGTTATAGTTCAAGCAGAATGTGATAATTCAATGTTACTTTTCTTGTGAATGCTCGATTGGGGAATTGTTGCACTCATGTTCTCTTTCTAATTGCAAGAATAGCTTCTATTTATAGAGAGGGTTGGGCTCTCTCCCCCATGAACCTAGGGGATGCAATGATGAAACAAGTCCCATCCCCCTTGTCACCATCCATACTAAAAGGGTGTCCCTAGGTGGATTCATATCCGGTGCAATACCTAAATTCTCAGCCATAGATTTAATCTAATGGCTTAAATTTTTGACACCTCACCAAATAAGAAAAAGActattttacctttaaaaaatttcatagcCCGCCCACTGTTTCTGGTAAGTCTGAGTAAACTTtcataaaatcaaatttttttctctttctctcccctGTGCAACTGCCACTCTCTGCCTCTCCTTCAACCCATTCTCTGCCTCTCCTTCAATCCATTGTCACCAGCCTCACTGGGATCAGCGTCAAGATCTTGTTCTTGTGGCTCAACATCATCGAGGTGGGCAGGGATGGTGATGACCTTTACTTCTCTGTTGGGATTGCTTCTACTTCTTTTCCTATCGATAATTTCTACAAGTGTCCTTAGTGTGGCTGTGGATTGAATTGCGGTAGTCAGCAAGTAAGGAAATTTAGATTCAACCCTTTAGTTTCTTCTAGTTGAAGatcaattattttgaaattgtaaagtaaaaaaaagtctgggttttgttttaaatgaaattattgGAACTGGGTTTCGGTTATTTCATCAAAATAATGGGATTTGAAACTTGTTTTAGTTGGTTAaagatcaaatttttattttgtgcttgTCTTGTATGTCTTTAATTTGAAATGTCTTCGATAATAATTGAGTCAAATAGTTTTATTGAATTTGATCAAAGTAGATCTATTTGAAAGACTGGTGAGAACTGATGGTCAAACTCCCTCATACAGGGAGTTGTGAAGTGCCATTGGGTTAGCTATACTTATGATCTGATTGTACTCCTTAGCAGTTAGCTGATATCCTAGATTGATACGGAGGCTTTAGGATTTATCTTGTTGTAGTACACACTGGTTGAATAATTGGTTGTTTTTTGGGATTGTCTTGTTTGTTTCTAAAGTGTTTTGACTGAAACTGTCCAATggattcatttgtttgttaatTACAGGAGTATTCTTTAATTCACTGCATAGTGTGGCAAGAGAATTCTCTCAAAACATGGATGCCAATGAAGATTTGAGTCCTAAAGTTGGTATGAAATTTGATACATTAGAAGATGCATGGGAATTTTGGCTAAAATATGGAAGGCAAATGAGCTTTGATGTTAGAAAACATTACATAAATAAAAGTAAGAAGGATGGAAAGATAACATTAATGGGATTTGTATGTGCAAAGCAGGGCATTCGAGGTCTAGAAAAAGAAGATATGATTCGCACTCGTAACCAAGATGATACAAGGACTAATTGTCCTATAAAGCTATATGTTTCATTAGTGCGAGAAACTGGAAAGTATAAAGTGACTGATTTTATTGAAGAACATAATCACACTCTTCATCTATCAGAAAATTTTATATGATGAGATCTCAACGGAAAAACTCAGAAGTTCATGCAGGATTGATTGAGTTAGCATCCTCTTCTGGAATCAAACTAAAAGCAGCACATTAGTTAATGAGTAGAGTGGCTGGTGGAAGAGCTAATCTTGGATTCACTGAGCTTGATCAGCATAGTTATTTTAGAACAAgatggcaaaaaaatttgatatatggTCAAGCTATGTGCATATTAGGAT
This DNA window, taken from Quercus robur chromosome 2, dhQueRobu3.1, whole genome shotgun sequence, encodes the following:
- the LOC126714453 gene encoding UDP-glycosyltransferase 83A1-like, with the translated sequence MNLQSKRRTKMSNPHILVIPYPAQGHIIPLLELSQCLAEHGLRITFVNTEYNHNRIMNAMAMKDKIGDQIHMVSISDGLEPLDRNKPGKLSEAVLRVLPGKLEELIEQINGSIGEEITCILADQSIGWALEIAEKKKIRRAAFCPAAAAQLVLVFSIPNLIEDGIITDDGTPMKKQIIHLSPGMPAMSPENFVWTSVGNLTMQKSIFELLVRNNQSVKVIQWLLCNSTYDLEPAAFTLAPNILPIGPLLANNRLGDSGGNFWPEDATCLKWLNQQPPRSVIYVAFGSYTIFDQTQFQELALGLELCNRPFLWVVRPDIADGTNNAYPKEFLDRVATRGRMVGWAPQQQVLRHPSVACFLSHCGWNSTMEGVSNGIPFLCWPYFADQFLNRSYICDVWKVGLGLDRNESGIITQGEIKSKVEQLLGNEKLKASALDLKNKVMASIKEGGGSHKNFKNFIEWMKA